The genomic interval TACTTACAGCCACTGGCACCGCTAAAAGGACGTGAGCTAAAGGATGTGCTGTGGAGATCGCCTGTGTGGAAGATGGATACACGGCCACGTCTTACAGGGGAGTTTAACCAATATCGCCAGTCTCCAAATCAGGCGCCGAATTCGAAAAAGGGGGGTGACACGCAGTGAAAAACATTCTCCGTATACTATGTATTTTCGGGTCTATTCTTCTTTTAAGCGGCTGTTGGGATCGGGTGGAAATCAATGATTTGGCTATTGTCACAGCAGCAGCTATCGATATAAAGGATGACGATCAAATTGAATTATCCCTCCAAGTGTTTATCCCTAAATCATTAGGGAGCGGGGGCGGTCAAACAGGAATTGCTGGCGGCGGAGGATCTGTGACATTGGTGAGATCCCAAATAGGATCCAATATTTCAGATGCGCTTTCCAAGCTACAAAGCAAGATTCCGCGCAAAGTTTTTTGGGGACAATGTAAAGTATTTATATTCGGCGAAAAGTTAGCAAAGCAAGGAATACAAGAGCAGATGGATTTCTTACTTCGCCATCCGCAGCCAAGAGAGAGAGCTTATTTGTATGTTAGCAAAGGGAACCCGAAGGATGCCCTTGAATCACTTCCTCCTCTAGAACGCTATTCGGGGGAAGTGATTCGGGAACTATCTGATTTACATATTGGGATGCAGGTTACCATGCAGGATGTACAGGAAGGGTTAATAGGTGTAGCTCAGGCTGGCGCACTTCCATTTATTAAAATTTTACCACCAGGTAAAGGGGAAAAGAAATTACAGGGAATTCCGTACATTGTCGGAACTGCGGTGTTTAAAAAAGATAAAATGGTTGGAACGATGTCAGAAAAGGCAACAAGAGGAGTCTTGTGGTTAAGAAATGAAATGGAAGCCTACACAGTTACCGTAAAACCTGAAGGCGTTAAAGGGGAAGTATCTTTAAATCCAGTGTCGGCACGTATCAAGCTGATTCCACAAATACGAAATGATAAATGGAAAATGCTCGTGAAAATTAATACAGAGGGGGCTGTTATCCAAAATGGAACGAATTTGGCTTTTACAAGTCCAAAATCACTACGGACTGTAGAAAAAGCGTATCAAGAAGATATCCAAAAGCGTATCGAGCTAGCTATCCAGCAAGCGCAGCATAAGGTGAAAGCGGACATTGTAAAATTTGGTGAAGAATTCTATCGGAAATATCCTGAAGAATGGAAAAAAAATGAAAATCGCTGGGGCGAGGTGTTCCCGGAGGTGGAAGTGGAAGTCAACGTTGAGGCCCATATTCGCAGACAGGGCTATATAAATAAACCGGGAGGATTGCCTGAGAAAGAGGTGAAGGAGCAGTGAGGTGGGGAGCTTTTTTTAGTGTTGTGGTAATCGTGGCTTTGGTCATTTTGTATGAATGGCCGAAAATGAAACAAAACCCGAAAAAGGATAAGGTGGCTTTTTTTACTTTACTCCTCATCGGCTTAGTGTTGTCCATGTTCGATCTCCCGCATATGGGGGGGCCCACTGCATGGGTTCAAACTCTTTTCAGGCCGTTTGGACGGTTTATGGAAAAATAAATGACTCAGGGGCGCGATTTTGTTTTTCCATATTACCATAGAAAGGAGAGAGATGATGGAGAAAGGTCGAATTTCATCCATTCAGATGGCAATCATGCTGTATCCTGCGATTGTGGCTACCGCTATTCTTGGGGTTCCAAGTATTACAGCGAAATATGCCAAAACGGATTTATGGCTATCGCCCATTTTGGCATCCTTCATCGGATATGTGACGGTGTATATCGCTTATAAACTGCACAAACATTATCCGAAAGAAACAGTTATTCAATTTAGTGAACACATCATGGGTCGGTTCGCTGGAAAAATTCTCGGTTTTCTATTCTTGTTTTTTTACATCCAGGTCGCGGGACTCATCGTTAGACAGTACGCGGAATTTGTGGTCGACTCTTTTCTGGTCAATACCCCAATTAGTGTGATTATGGCATCGATGGTATTCCTCTGTGCCTTAACCGTACACGGAGGTTTAGAAGTATTAGGGAGAGCTGCCGAATTGTTTTTCCCTATTTTTATATTGGCCATCCTCTTCTTTCTCATCTTTTTGGGCCCTGATTTTGAATGGAAGAATATATTCCCGATATTGGGGGATGGGATGATGCCTCCAATTAAGGGTGCGATGGTGCCTGGTGGATGGTTCACAGAAATTTTTCTTATATCTTTTCTCCTGCCTTTTTTAGTGGATCAGAAAAAAGGGATGAAATACGGAATGATGACTGTTTTTGTCGTGACGATGACGTTAGTTTTGATCAATCTTATCGTTCTTTTTGTGCTAGGGCCAGCGACATCCTTTAAGGTTTATCCACTGATGAGTGTAGCTCGATACATCAGTCTCGCCGACTTTTTTGAACATTTGGAGTCCTTCATCATGGCTGTTTGGATCGTAGGGGCGTTTATCAAATTGTCTGTGTTTTATTATGCGGCTGCTTTAGGTACCGCGCAGTGGCTGAATCTTTCAGATTATCGACCTGTTGTATGGCCGGTAGGGATTCTGATACTAGAATTCAGCTTTTGGTCACTTCCTAATACAATGGGATTGGAACGTTATCTGGTTGGGACCTTTCCGGTATTTGCCCTATTGATACAAACGATTATCCCTTTGTTTTTGTTGATGATTGCAGTTATAAGGAAAAGAAAACGCCAAGCTAGCGAATAGATAGGATATGTAGATAAACGATTCTTTCTAATTCTAGAGGATCTGAATCAATTGGAAATTCTTCTGGAAAGAACTCTAATTACTAATATACAAGGAGAAAAATATGGAGAAAGGCAAAATCTCATCCCTGCAAATGGCCATCATGATGTATCCTGCGGTTGTGGCTACTGCTATTCTTTCGGTTCCAAGTATTACAGCGAAATATGCCAAAACAGATTTATGGCTGTCCCCCATTTTGGCGTCCCTCATCGGGTATATGACAGTGTATATCGCTTATAAACTGCACCAATTGTATCCGAAACAAACAGTTATTCAATTCAGTGAACAGATTATAGGTCGGTTTGCGGGTAAAATTATCGGTTTCTTATTCTTGTTTTTTTATATCCAGATTACGGGACATATGCTTAGACAGTACGCAGAATTTATTGTCGACTCTTTTCTAGTCAATACCCCTATTAGCTTGATTATGGCATTGATGGCATTACTCTGTTCTTTTATTGTACGAGGAGGTTTAGAAGTATTAGGGAGAGCTGCCCAATTGTTTTTCCCCATTTTTACACTTCCACTCCTCCTCTTAATTATTTTAGTGTTCTCTGATTTTGAATTTAAGAACATATTCCCGATATTGAGAGAGGGGATGATGCCTCCAATCAAGGGTGCGATTGTGCCTGGTGGATGGTTCACAGAATTTTTTCTGATTACTTTTCTCCTGCCTTTTTTAGCGGATCAGAAAAAAGGAATGAAATACGGAATGATGACTGTTTTTGTCGTGATGATGACATTAGTTGTGGTGAATCTTATCGTTCTTTTTATACTAGGGCCAGCGACACCCACTAAGTTTTATCCACTGATGAGTGTAGCCCGATATATCAGTCTCGCCGGATTTTTTGAACATTTAGAGTCCGCAGTCATGGCCATTTGGGTAGTAGGGGCGTTTATCAAAATTTCTGTGTTTTATTATGGGATTGCTTTAGGCACTGCACAGTGGCTGAATCTTTCGGACTACCGGCCCATCGTATGGCCGTTTGGGATTCTACTCGTTATATTCAGCTTTTGGTCATTGCCTAGCACAGTGGAATTACACAAGTATAGTTTCGGGACCTTTCCCCTTTTGGGACTATTAATCCAAATGATTATTCCGCTGTTTTTGTTGGGGATTGCAGTTATAAGGAAAAGAAAGCACCAAGGTAGCGAATAGGCATGATATTTGGATAAACGATTCTTTCTAATTTTAGAGAATTTGAATCAATTGGAAATTCTTCTAGAAAGAACTCTAATTACTAATATACAAGGAGAAAAAATATGGAGAAAGGCAAAATCTCATCTCTACAGATGGCCATCATGATGTATCCTGCGATTGTGGCTACGGCTATTCTTGGGGTTCCGAGCATTACGGCGAAATATGCCAAAGCTGATTTATGGCTGTCACCGATTTTAGCGTCTTTCATCGGGTTTGTGACGGTGTATATCACTTATAAACTACATAAACTATATCCGGAACAAACGGTTATCCAATTCAGTGAACACATCATTGGTCGGTTTGCGGGAAAAGTTCTCGGTTTTTTATTCCTATTTTTCTACATTCAGATTACTGGGGAACTTATTAGAAGCTACGCAGGATTTATTGTCAACTCTTTTCTAGTTAATACCCCAATTAGTGTGATTATGGCATCGATGGCATTCCTCTGTGCCTTAACGGTACATGGAGGTTTAGAAACAATGGGGAGAGTTGCCCAAATATTTTTTCCTGTTTTTATCGTTCCATTCCTTACTTCAATCATCTTATTGAGCCCTGATATGGAATTTAAGAATATATTTCCAATATTAGGGGATGGGATGATGCCCTCAATGAAGGGGGCAATTGTGCCGGGTGGGTGGTTCACAGAATTTTTTCTCATTATTTTTTTCCTGCCTTTTTTAAAAGATAAGCAAAAAGGAATGAAATATGGAATGATAAGTGTATTTGCTGTGATGATGACGTTAGTTGCGGTGAATCTTATTGTTCTTTTTGTACTCGGACCAGCGACATCCTCTAAGGAATATCCCCTTATGAGCGTAGCTCGATATGTCAGTATCGCTGAATTCTTTGAACATTTGGAATCTGCTGTAATGGCTGTTTGGATAGTAGGAGCGTTTGTCAAAATTTCTGTATTTTATTATGCGACTGCTTTAGGTACCGCACAATGGCTGAATCTTTCAGACTACCGGCCCATTGTATGGCCGTTAGGGATTCTGATGCTAGAATTCGGCTTTTGGTCATTTCCTAACACAATGGAAATTGGACGTTTTGATGTCGAGACTTTCCCCTTATATGGACTACTAATCCAAACGATTACTCCACTGTTTCTGTTGATGATTGCTATTGCAAGGAAAAGAAAACGCTTAGGAAGCAAAAAGAATGATTGAAAAACTAGAATAGTGTCTTCTTAATATTCCAAATCAGTGAATCTACACCTTTAGAGAAATGAGAAATTGGTTTTGTTTTAGTAAGGTCTACATTGAAAGGAGAAAAAAGCGTATTCATACATATGTCTGACTCTGCATGTTGTAAAGGCCAAGGACGATGATGTATTTCCCCGCAATAGATGTTTCCTCTGTTATTGGCACTAAAAAAGCAATATCGTTCTGTGAGCCAATGATCTAACGTTCCTTCTTTAGGAAAATAAACTTCCGATAAGGGAGCATATTTTCCTTTGAATGTTATCGGAGGATTTGTTTTTCCTTTACGAATACTTTGGCAATTAAAAGTTTGTCCTTCTTGTTGAATCGAAATTTCAGCAGGATGATAAGGTAAACGTAACCATCTCTTTGCGATTGTATAGGAAAGCCAATCATTGACGTCAAGAGACATGAAATACACACCGAGTTTACCATTACATTGAACATATGTCCTTACATTAACTTCTGGAAATTTTGGAGAAAGTGATATGGAGGACATTCCTCGAGGATATATGCCCTCCATAACGAATGAAACAATTCCCAACCAAGCGTGTCGATCAAAGGTGTCAATTTGTAAGGAAGGAGGAATATATGGTCGCAGTGTTTCAGATGGAATAGGCCAATGAACAAATAATAGATTGCTCCAAGTTTGTCGCATAATCCACTTTTTCGAAGGGAATGGCCAAGGGCGGTGAATGCTATCGTTCATTAAGTCCATGAAAGTGATCTCCTTTGGTTTTCTATCTATTCAGTCTAGGGTAGGGAAGTACATAAGTTGTATCTTTAATGTTTTTTATATTTTATAACATATTTTCCTTTTTTATGTAAAAGGTAAAGGTAGAGAACTAGGTAATTTCATTATGAGGTAGTGGAGAAGTGACTATGCCTAATATTTTATACTATGTAACTTTTATGATGATAACCATACTGTTCATTCTTTTCTTACTCATACTTATTGGCTGGCGTTGGTTTCTGAAACGAATGGTGAAGCAAATGGGGAAAATTATTTTTACTGATAGTTACCAAGAAAATATTATAGAAATGATACCAGGGTTCAGGCATATGGGCATTCAAAATGTGCTTGAAAATAGTTTGCGTGCCGAAACAGGTGATGTTCTTCATCGTCCGCTTGGTTCTTCAAAAAAGTGGCCTCATCTCGATCCGATTACATTTATCCCTGCACAGACGTCACCGTTCCCGATTGATGGTGAAGAAGAAGTGGATGTTCAAGTAACTATTGGACCAAAAGCGAAAAAACCAATGAAAATAAAGATTCCGCTTATGATCAGTGGAATGGCTTATGGAATTGCGCTTAGTGAAGAAGTAAGATTCGCTCTGGCCCAAGCAGCTAAAAATACAGGAACAGCGATTAATTCTGGGGAGGGCGCCGTCTTACCTGAAGAATTAGACCAGGCTGGAAAGTATATTTTGCAGTTTTCCAAAACAGAGTGGTCAAAAGAAGAAGACCTTATTAAGCGAGCTGACATGATTGAAATTAAGTTTGGCCAAGGCGCATTAATGGGGATGGGCGGGAAAATTTCTCCAAAAAATTTAACAGGTCGTGCTCGCGAAATGATGGGGCTTAAAGAAAATGAGGAGGCTGTGATTTTTGAACATTTTTTTGAAAATCAAACATTAAAAGATATTAAGGAACTTTTGGAGGAACTTCGGAATATAACAGGCGGTGTTCCAATTGGTGTGAAAATGGGAGCTGGCGGAAAGATTGAAGAAGACATGGATCGTTTAATCGACCTCGGTGTTGATTTTATTACGATTGATGGCGGACAAGCAGCGACACATGGTGCACCTCCCATTTTAGCCGATGACTTTGGAATCCCAACCTTGCATGCAGTAGTCCGGGCGGCTAATCATTTAGAAAAGAGGAATATGAAAGGACAAATTAGTTTAATTGTTTCAGGTGGACTTTTTACACCTGGACACTTTTTGAAAGTACTTGCACTTGGTGCTGATGCTGTTTATTTAGGATCTGTTATGTTGTTTACTGTCTCACACAATCAAATATTAAATGCACTTCCATTTGAACCGCCTACACAAGTTGTTTGGAATCAAGGGAAATTTAAGGATAAGTTTAAAGTCGAAGACGGAGTACAAGCAGCAGAGAAATTCTTAACAGCCAGTACAGAAGAAATGAAAATGGCATTAAGAGCAATGGGGAAACGTTCTTTACAAGAGTTGTCGAAAAAAGATTTAGTGTCTTATGACGAATTGACCGCACGAATGATTGGCATTCCGTTTACATTTAAATCTTGGGAAGACAAACAAGAAGAGAAATAAGTGTCAACCAGTTGGATTAGGGGAGCGGGCAGTAAAGCAATTTTATGTGATAGTGGAGAAGTGAATAGGATGAACATTTTATACTATTTAAGTTTTGCAATGATTGCAACTTTATTTGCTCTTTCTGTATTCATACTTGTTGGCTGGCGTTGGTTAATGAAACGAATAGTTAAGCAAATGGGAAAAATTATTTTTACTGATAGTTACCAAGAAAATATTATCGAAATGATACCAGGATTCAGGCATATGGGCATTCAAAATGTGCTTGAAAATAGCTTGCGTGCAGAAAAAGGCGACGTCCTTTATCGCCCACTTGGCGGCTCTTCAAAAAAATGGCCGCATTTTGACCAAATTACATTTATCCCTGCACAAACGACACCGTTTCCTATTGATGGTGAAGAAGAAGTAGATGTTACCGTTACCATTGGACCAAAAGCGAAAAAACCAATGAAAATAAAAATTCCGCTGATGATCAGCGGGATGGCCTACGGGATCGCACTTAGTGAACAAGTGAGGCTTTCTTTGGCGGAAGCAGCTAAAAATGTAGGTACTGCAATTAACTCTGGTGAAGGCGGAATTTTACCCGAAGAATTAAACACGGCAGGAAAGTATATATTACAGTTTTCCAAAACAGAATGGTCAAAGGAAGAAGACGTTTTGAAGCGTGCTGACATGATTGAAATTAAGTTGGGGCAAGGTGCTATATTCGGGATGGGAAAAAAAATCCCCCCAAAAGACTTAACCGGTCGTGCCCGTGAAGTAATGGGGCTTAAAGAAAATGAAAATGCAGTGATTTTTGAACATTTTTTTGAAGATCAAACATTAGGGGATCTTAAAGAACTTGTCGAAGAACTTCGGGTTCTAACAGGTGGAGTTCCAATTGGGGTCAAAATTGGGGCGAGTGGGAAAATTGAAGAAGATATTGATCATTTAATTGAAATGGGTGTTGATTATATTGCGATTGATGGAGGACAAGCAGCCATGCACGAAGCACCACCCATTTTATATGATGACTTTGGGATTCCGACCTTACATGCAGTAGTTCGGGCGGCTAATCATTTAGAAAAGAGGAATATGAAAGGACAAATTAGTTTAATTGTTTCAGGTGGACTTTTGGTGCCCGGGCACTTTTTAAAAGTACTTGCACTCGGTGCTGATGCTGTATATTTAGGCTCTGCTATGTTGTTTACTGTCGCACATAATCAAATATTGAATGCCGTTCCATTTGAACCACCTACACAAGTTGTTTGGAATGAGGGAAAGTTTAAGGAACAATTTAAGATCAAAGATGGAGTTCAAGCAGCAGAGAAATTTTTAACAGCAAGTACAGAAGAAATGAAAATGGCTTTAAGAGCGATGGGGAAACGCTCCTTAAAAGAGTTATCAAAAAAAGATTTAGTGTCTTATGATGATTTGACTGCACAAATGATTGGTATTCCATTTTCATTTAAACCTTGGGAGGAGAACTAATACATCCGTACATGGTATAAATAAGTATCTGCTTCTTGATTTGTATAATGAGACCTATGAAAAAGTGAGGAATGAGAGAATAAATGGTTTCATATTATTATTATTATTATTATTATTATTATTATTATTATTATTATTATTATTATTATTATTATTATTATGAGGCTAAATTTGCTCATATGATGGAGGGGGAAATATGGCCTTTGTAAAGGCTACTTCGGGCAGAGGCGGAAGGAGAAGGAGTCCAAGGCATGATGCTTGTAGGGAATGTAGGCATCAATCGATTACGAGCTAATTGTTCAGATTTTAAAGGGCTTCGTACCATTCCCCAAATGATTTATTCCACACTTAACGGGCAGTAAGACCTCCACCTCAAGCTTATGAGAAAACAAAGAAGATAGGTGGGGGACAACTGCCCGTAAAGGTCCGATTGGTGAGATATAGTGAAACTTACCTTTGCGGTTTTCAAAGGTAAGCTTTCACCAATCAGGTTCGTACGGTCACTTGATTGAAGCGAAGCGAAAATCTTAGTGACCGTAGAACGTGACTAACCATCAGTGGGGATGAAGGAAAACCCCCACTGATGGAAGTTTCACTTTATCAACCCCATGCTTTTGAAGCTACTCAGAAAGGATATTTTATCAAAGAGCGAGAGAAAGTGAAAAACGTTTAGCACGTCGGGCAATAAACGGCCAGAGAGTCTGGCCTGCTAAGTATAGTTTATGGTAAAACCTCCAGGGGATTGTCCTTCTACATGGTACAATCAACCTCTTGTAGGTCGTTATAAGCGTCATTGTTTTTATCAGCCTGAAACATGTGAAAATATTTATAATACCTTTTAATAGAAAAATAATATATGAGATTCAATGATTAACAGGGTTATAACATATACAACTGATGCCTGCGATTTATGTCGTATATCGGGGTATTTTTAATTTGTAAGGGAGGGATTAAGATGCAATTGGATCCAGCACTTCAACAAATTCTAGAAAGTTATCCTAAATTGCCTGAAACATTAACACCAGATTTAATTGTCAAAATCCGTGAAGCTAGACTTCAAACGATTCTAGATATAGAGGAGCGTCCGTTCGTTCATGCAGTGGAGAATCGTCTGATTCCTGGTCCGAATGGTGATATACCCATTCGAATATACACACCAAAAAGTGTGGAAGAGCGTCTTCCTACTATCGTGTTTTTCCATGGTGGCGGCTGGACGCTAGGGAATCTTGAAAGCCATGATGTAGCTTGTAGACAACTTGCAAATGCTTCGAGGTGTAAAGTCATTGCTGTCGATTATCGATTAGCACCGGAGAATCGTTTTCCAAAAGGTCTAAAAGATTGTAGTGCAGCGGTACAATGGGTGTTTAATCATGCAGGGGAATTACAGGTAGATGTGAATCGGATTGCTGTTGGGGGAGATAGTGCAGGAGGAAACTTAAGTGCAGCGGTTACCTTATTGTTTAAAAACTGCGGAGGACCATCGATTTGGCGGCAAATATTAATATACCCTGCAACAGATGCTTTACGCTCTATTGAACACTCTCCTTATGAGTCAATTCGAGAACATGCACACGCTCCTATATTGACTAGCAGCGTGACAAAAAGTTTTTGGGATCACTATATTGAAACGGAAGAGGATGCAAGTAATATATATGCTTCTCCTATACGAGCACAAGATTTAAGTGGTTTACCAAAAACTTTTGTGATTACAGCGCAATACGATCCTATCCGAGATGAAGGGGAGGCTTATGCTACTCGACTCCAGGAAAGTGGAGTTCCCGTACAGCTTACCCGATACAGTGGACTTGTTCATGGTTTTCTAACATTGCCGATTCCGATTAATGAACAAGTTTTTCAGTCCATTGCAAAATTTCTGAATGAATGAGAATCTGTTTTATGAAAGTAAAACTAAGCCTCTGGCTAAACAGCAATCCAGAGGCGTGGTTTTCTAGTCTTACTTATGAGAAATTTATTTTTCAGGCAAGTATTTTGTTGTAAAGATTTCATTCGCTTCGAATGGCTTTTCCAATAAGTCTAAATCATGCAGCTGTTGAATAAGTGTAGCCCATCTTTCTTCTGTCATATAGCCGACACCGTGTTCAGACGCATCTTTGCCGTACACAAATTCTTCTTGAGATTCGGTTTCAAAGGCTAAAGCATCTAAGGCGATGTCTGGATTATCATTCTGAATGACTTTATTAATAGACTCAGAAGACGTTTTATAAGAATTCCATCCTTTTACAAATGAAGTAACAAAGTTTTGAACCGTTTCTTCATTCTTCTCTAAATATTCTTTTGTTACAAATAATACAACATTATAAGGATCGTAACCCGCGTCAGCAATTAGCTTTGTTTCTGTTTCGATTCCTTCTTTTTCTAAAAAGAAAGGCTCGGATGTGGCAAATGCTTGGGTAACAGAATCTTTTTCATTTACAAAGTTCGTATGCTGCCCGTTGTACGCTAACTCTTCTACTTTACTTAAATCGTATTTAGATTTTAAAAAGTCCCAATATGTAATTCCAGGTTGAACATATACTTTTCTTCCATTCAAGTCTGTGAAGTCTTTAATTCCATGCCCTTTATGGAACATAAATACTTGTGGACTTCCCTGCATTGCAGCTGCTACAGCGACTAAATCAATTCCTTGATTTTTAGCAATAACTAATTGATCCGCGTGTGCAAGACCAAATTCCGCGCTGCCTGATGCAATCATTTGAACAGAAGATACTTGAGGACCACCTGGCTCAATGGTTACATTCAATCCATTTTCTTTAAAAATCCCGTCTTCCTGTGCGGCATATACACCGCCATGCTGTGCCTTTGGAAACCAGTTTAATACTAATTTAACATGTTCAACAGCTTTATCATCCGTTTTGTTCTCTTCCTCACTAGTACTAGCTTCCTCACCGCTGCAGGCAGTCAGGAAAACTAGAAAGATAATTCCTAAAAATAGTAGATTGAATTTTTTCACCTTTTCTTCCTCCTTTAATTCGTAATGAATTTCGCTTTATTTTTCAACCTTCATCGCTGACTCATGCCAAGATCGCAACATTAAGTGAGCTATTAGGCTAACGAGAAGGTAAAAACCAATCCCTAATAATGCCGCGGCTATTCCGCAGGCAAACAAATATGGAGTTTTTAATTGGATGGCGGCTACTGTAATGGCATAGCCTAAACCACCTTTACCTCCACCGATTCCTGCTACATATTCTCCAACAATAGCTCCGACAATCGATAACGTACAAGATACTTTTAATCCTGCCATAATATAAGGCATTGCAAATGGAATGCGGAGTTTCCACATTTTCTTCCATTTTGATGCATTATATAGTGTAAAGAGTTCTCTCATATTTTTATCGACTGAATTCAGCCCCATTAATGTATTCGAAATAACTGGGAAAAAACCAATTAAAAACGAAATGATTACAATGGCATTGAAGCCGGCGCCAAACCAAATAACAATAATCGGTGCAACGGCAACAACAGGAATGGTTTGCAAAATAATGGCGTATGGATAGATGCTAATTTCTAACACTTTCGAGCTTGCTAATAAAATAGAAACGAAAATACCGATAGTCGCACTGAGTAAAAATCCAATAATCGATTCAATAACTGTAATTTGAATGGCTGGCCATAATAAGTGCCAATCCGTTAGTGCAGCGTGTAAGACATCTGTAGGTTTCGGAAGAATAAATGGTTTGATCCCCAATAAAGAAGGGATCAATTGCCATAAAGAGAGGAAGGCAATTAAAGCAATGATTGGACCGAGATAAACACCTTTAACTTTAGTCCAAATTTTCCCTGTATTACTTTGAGGGAAATGCGAAACCATTTTTGGCTTTTTCGTTGCTACTGATTGTGTGGACATCTTATCCTAACTCCCTTCTTACTGAGCTATTTTCGAGACTGTGGGCAGCTATATCTACATAGTTTGTGAATGTTTTGTCTGTTCTTACTTGGAGTGTTCTTGGAAAGGGGAGATTGACGTTAATAATGGATGATAATTTCCCGGGACGAGAAGACATGACTGCGATTCGTGAGGATAAAAATACAGCTTCATACACGTTGTGGGTAACAAATAGAATAGTAGT from Peribacillus asahii carries:
- a CDS encoding ABC transporter permease, with translation MSTQSVATKKPKMVSHFPQSNTGKIWTKVKGVYLGPIIALIAFLSLWQLIPSLLGIKPFILPKPTDVLHAALTDWHLLWPAIQITVIESIIGFLLSATIGIFVSILLASSKVLEISIYPYAIILQTIPVVAVAPIIVIWFGAGFNAIVIISFLIGFFPVISNTLMGLNSVDKNMRELFTLYNASKWKKMWKLRIPFAMPYIMAGLKVSCTLSIVGAIVGEYVAGIGGGKGGLGYAITVAAIQLKTPYLFACGIAAALLGIGFYLLVSLIAHLMLRSWHESAMKVEK
- a CDS encoding ABC transporter substrate-binding protein, which translates into the protein MKKFNLLFLGIIFLVFLTACSGEEASTSEEENKTDDKAVEHVKLVLNWFPKAQHGGVYAAQEDGIFKENGLNVTIEPGGPQVSSVQMIASGSAEFGLAHADQLVIAKNQGIDLVAVAAAMQGSPQVFMFHKGHGIKDFTDLNGRKVYVQPGITYWDFLKSKYDLSKVEELAYNGQHTNFVNEKDSVTQAFATSEPFFLEKEGIETETKLIADAGYDPYNVVLFVTKEYLEKNEETVQNFVTSFVKGWNSYKTSSESINKVIQNDNPDIALDALAFETESQEEFVYGKDASEHGVGYMTEERWATLIQQLHDLDLLEKPFEANEIFTTKYLPEK
- a CDS encoding alpha/beta hydrolase; this translates as MQLDPALQQILESYPKLPETLTPDLIVKIREARLQTILDIEERPFVHAVENRLIPGPNGDIPIRIYTPKSVEERLPTIVFFHGGGWTLGNLESHDVACRQLANASRCKVIAVDYRLAPENRFPKGLKDCSAAVQWVFNHAGELQVDVNRIAVGGDSAGGNLSAAVTLLFKNCGGPSIWRQILIYPATDALRSIEHSPYESIREHAHAPILTSSVTKSFWDHYIETEEDASNIYASPIRAQDLSGLPKTFVITAQYDPIRDEGEAYATRLQESGVPVQLTRYSGLVHGFLTLPIPINEQVFQSIAKFLNE